A part of Eriocheir sinensis breed Jianghai 21 chromosome 51, ASM2467909v1, whole genome shotgun sequence genomic DNA contains:
- the LOC126982492 gene encoding leucine-rich repeat neuronal protein 1-like isoform X3: MCVWSQIWAVAVAVMVAALAGAAAGQRQDMNSPVCTQCECLMTMPLDVDCSHTALEQVPDLSQDSFTMPVRLDLSNNMIHRVTKFANVTHLVTLLLRHNQISSIEDGAFRDLPHLRSLSLQGNNLTKESLTERTFKGLYNDTHPTPIPVEEMDLSYNQLHDLDSHAFKHLPFLKRLFLSNNPILDIGRGMASAISELSSLQELDLSQTGLQRLPDHFLSGFRYLRVLTLAGNMFTSVPSELGFARNLEVLNLNANPITRISAGDFPENLSTLRKLELSAMPNLRSVGQQSFSYLSGLGVLHLSDNPVLAVIDKEAFMILSDKDLALEEIHLQDNRLTTLEEGMLPWLDLTLVDLQNNPWNCDCNLQWVAERLIPDLQQKNPQTTLSLMCAEPIADRGMKIEDLLGRAHTFECRAPDPFSRHEGRYGPLIVGTIVVGTILLITGTIIFVFVLYRRNREHQLFGERVKYRRAQDEEEDGVTPTVSS, encoded by the exons ATatgggcggtggcggtggcggtgatggtggcggcgctggcgggggcggcggcggggcagcGGCAGGATATGAACTCCCCCGTGTGCACCCAGTGTGAGTGCCTCATGACCATGCCCCTGGACGTGGACTGTAGCCACACTGCCTTGGAGCAG GTGCCGGATCTCAGCCAGGACAGTTTCACGATGCCTGTGCGCCTCGACCTCTCCAACAACATGATCCACAGGGTCACCAAGTTCGCCAATGTGACCCACCTTGTGACCCTCTTGCTGAG ACACAACCAGATATCGAGCATCGAGGACGGGGCCTTCCGGGACCTGCCACACCTGCGCAGCCTCTCCCTGCAGGGCAACAACCTGACCAAGGAGTCCCTGACGGAGCGGACATTTAAAG GCCTATACAACGACACGCACCCGACGCCCATCCCGGTGGAGGAGATGGACCTGAGCTACAACCAACTGCACGACCTCGACAGCCACGCCTTCAAGCACCTGCCGTTCCTGAAGCGGCTGTTCCTCTCCAACAACCCCATCCTGGACATCGGCCGCGGTATGGCCTCCGCGATCAGCGAGCTCAGCAGCCTCCAGGAGCTCGACCTCTCGCAGACCGGTCTCCAGAGGCTCCCTGACCACTTCCTCTCGGGCTTCAG GTACCTGAGGGTGCTGACGCTGGCCGGGAACATGTTCACCTCCGTGCCCTCAGAGCTCGGGTTCGCCAGAAACCTCGAAGTACTTAACCTCAATGCCAACCCTATCACT AGGATCAGCGCCGGCGACTTCCCTGAGAACCTGTCGACGCTCCGTAAGCTGGAGTTGAGCGCGATGCCCAACCTGCGCAGCGTGGGCCAGCAGTCGTTCTCCTACCTGTCGGGCCTCGGCGTGCTGCACCTGTCCGACAACCCGGTCCTCGCCGTCATCGACAAGGAGGCCTTCATGATCCTGTCCGACAAAGACCTGGCGCTGGAGGAG ATCCACCTCCAGGACAACCGCCTCACCACGCTGGAGGAGGGGATGCTGCCCTGGCTGGACCTGACCCTCGTGGACCTGCAGAACAACCCCTGGAATTGTGACTGTAACCTCCAGTGGGTGGCCGAGAGGCTCATCCCCGACCTCCAGCAGAAGAACCCGCAGACCACTCTCTCCCTCAT gTGTGCCGAACCCATCGCTGACCGCGGCATGAAGATCGAGGACCTGCTCGGCCGCGCCCACACCTTCGAGTGCCGCGCGCCCGATCCCTTCTCGCGCCACGAGGGGCGGTACGGCCCGCTCATCGTCGGCACCATCGTCGTGGGCACCATCCTCCTCATCACCGGCACcatcatcttcgtcttcgtcctctacAGGCGGAACAGG GAGCACCAGCTGTTCGGCGAGAGGGTCAAGTACAGGCGGgcgcaggacgaggaggaggacggcgtCACCCCCACCGTCAGCTCATAG
- the LOC126982492 gene encoding leucine-rich repeat neuronal protein 1-like isoform X2: MPNRMKIWAVAVAVMVAALAGAAAGQRQDMNSPVCTQCECLMTMPLDVDCSHTALEQVPDLSQDSFTMPVRLDLSNNMIHRVTKFANVTHLVTLLLRHNQISSIEDGAFRDLPHLRSLSLQGNNLTKESLTERTFKGLYNDTHPTPIPVEEMDLSYNQLHDLDSHAFKHLPFLKRLFLSNNPILDIGRGMASAISELSSLQELDLSQTGLQRLPDHFLSGFRYLRVLTLAGNMFTSVPSELGFARNLEVLNLNANPITRISAGDFPENLSTLRKLELSAMPNLRSVGQQSFSYLSGLGVLHLSDNPVLAVIDKEAFMILSDKDLALEEIHLQDNRLTTLEEGMLPWLDLTLVDLQNNPWNCDCNLQWVAERLIPDLQQKNPQTTLSLMCAEPIADRGMKIEDLLGRAHTFECRAPDPFSRHEGRYGPLIVGTIVVGTILLITGTIIFVFVLYRRNREHQLFGERVKYRRAQDEEEDGVTPTVSS; encoded by the exons ATatgggcggtggcggtggcggtgatggtggcggcgctggcgggggcggcggcggggcagcGGCAGGATATGAACTCCCCCGTGTGCACCCAGTGTGAGTGCCTCATGACCATGCCCCTGGACGTGGACTGTAGCCACACTGCCTTGGAGCAG GTGCCGGATCTCAGCCAGGACAGTTTCACGATGCCTGTGCGCCTCGACCTCTCCAACAACATGATCCACAGGGTCACCAAGTTCGCCAATGTGACCCACCTTGTGACCCTCTTGCTGAG ACACAACCAGATATCGAGCATCGAGGACGGGGCCTTCCGGGACCTGCCACACCTGCGCAGCCTCTCCCTGCAGGGCAACAACCTGACCAAGGAGTCCCTGACGGAGCGGACATTTAAAG GCCTATACAACGACACGCACCCGACGCCCATCCCGGTGGAGGAGATGGACCTGAGCTACAACCAACTGCACGACCTCGACAGCCACGCCTTCAAGCACCTGCCGTTCCTGAAGCGGCTGTTCCTCTCCAACAACCCCATCCTGGACATCGGCCGCGGTATGGCCTCCGCGATCAGCGAGCTCAGCAGCCTCCAGGAGCTCGACCTCTCGCAGACCGGTCTCCAGAGGCTCCCTGACCACTTCCTCTCGGGCTTCAG GTACCTGAGGGTGCTGACGCTGGCCGGGAACATGTTCACCTCCGTGCCCTCAGAGCTCGGGTTCGCCAGAAACCTCGAAGTACTTAACCTCAATGCCAACCCTATCACT AGGATCAGCGCCGGCGACTTCCCTGAGAACCTGTCGACGCTCCGTAAGCTGGAGTTGAGCGCGATGCCCAACCTGCGCAGCGTGGGCCAGCAGTCGTTCTCCTACCTGTCGGGCCTCGGCGTGCTGCACCTGTCCGACAACCCGGTCCTCGCCGTCATCGACAAGGAGGCCTTCATGATCCTGTCCGACAAAGACCTGGCGCTGGAGGAG ATCCACCTCCAGGACAACCGCCTCACCACGCTGGAGGAGGGGATGCTGCCCTGGCTGGACCTGACCCTCGTGGACCTGCAGAACAACCCCTGGAATTGTGACTGTAACCTCCAGTGGGTGGCCGAGAGGCTCATCCCCGACCTCCAGCAGAAGAACCCGCAGACCACTCTCTCCCTCAT gTGTGCCGAACCCATCGCTGACCGCGGCATGAAGATCGAGGACCTGCTCGGCCGCGCCCACACCTTCGAGTGCCGCGCGCCCGATCCCTTCTCGCGCCACGAGGGGCGGTACGGCCCGCTCATCGTCGGCACCATCGTCGTGGGCACCATCCTCCTCATCACCGGCACcatcatcttcgtcttcgtcctctacAGGCGGAACAGG GAGCACCAGCTGTTCGGCGAGAGGGTCAAGTACAGGCGGgcgcaggacgaggaggaggacggcgtCACCCCCACCGTCAGCTCATAG